In a genomic window of Lycium ferocissimum isolate CSIRO_LF1 chromosome 9, AGI_CSIRO_Lferr_CH_V1, whole genome shotgun sequence:
- the LOC132031330 gene encoding amine oxidase [copper-containing] alpha 3, peroxisomal-like has translation MPLFFKISLIFFFFFVSTSSSSSSSSYNHPLDCLTLSELTQVKTIVNKSYFSLNVTFHYVGLNEPDKPSVLSWLSANHPTKNPPRQAIVIARIDQKTHEIIVDLSSDLIKSDRIYDGHGYPILTFQEQNAANELPFAYPPFISSIKKRGLKLQEVVCQSSAVGWFGEKMKNNRMVKVMCYYLDGTVNLYMRPIEGITMTVVLDQMKIVRYLDRLIVPIPKANGTDYLEPKHGSHSNFQQDGIKIVQPNGPSFTLDGNTVRWADWKFHVDYDMRAGIIISLASIFDVDKGEFRSVLYRGFVSEVFVPYMDLTEDWYYRTYFDAGEYGFGLCAVELQPSKDCPENAKYIDGYFIYQDGTPGKMPNVICIFERYGGDVMWRHTELAIPGKVIRKVRPEVSLVVRMVSTVGNYDYITDYEFKQSGSIKVTVGLTGLLEVRGSIYTHNDQIKEEAYGTLIAEYTLGAYHDHFLTFHLDLDVDGHENSFVKNNLKTSRNPFLKAVNSPRKSYWTVVSETAKMESDANIQLGSEALEMVVVNPNKKTQVGNNIGYCLIPGSATGPLLSDDDYPQIRGGFTKYNVWVTPYNKSEKWAGGLYTDQSQGDDTLAMWSLRDREIENKDIVLWYTLGVHHVPKQEDFPVMPTLSTGFELRPANFFQHNPVL, from the exons ATGCCTTTGTTCTTCAAGATTTCccttatcttcttttttttctttgttagtacatcatcttcatcatcatcatcatcttacAACCACCCATTGGATTGTCTCACTCTATCTGAACTCACTCAAGTAAAAACCATAGTAAACAAGTCCTATTTTTCCCTCAATGTAACCTTTCATTATGTTGGCCTAAATGAACCAGACAAACCATCAGTCCTTTCATGGCTATCAGCCAATCATCCCACAAAGAATCCACCTCGCCAAGCTATTGTTATCGCTCGAATTGATCAAAAAACACATGAAATTATCGTAGACTTATCGAGTGATTTGATTAAATCAGATAGAATCTATGATGGACATGGCTACCCCATTCTTACCTTTCAAGAACAGAATGCTGCCAATGAGCTACCATTTGCATATCCACCATTTATATCGTCCATTAAAAAGAGGGGGCTAAAGCTACAAGAAGTGGTGTGCCAAAGCTCCGCTGTTGGATGGTTtggagagaaaatgaagaataacaGAATGGTTAAAGTCATGTGCTATTACTTAGATGGCACAGTTAATCTTTATATGAGACCTATTGAGGGAATCACAATGACTGTTGTTCTTGATCAAATGAAAATCGTGAGGTACCTTGATCGTTTGATAGTTCCCATCCCCAAAGCTAATGGGACAGATTACCTGGAACCAAAGCACGGGTCTCACTCCAATTTCCAACAAGATGGAATAAAAATAGTGCAGCCTAATGGACCAAGTTTTACTCTAGATGGAAACACAGTGAG gTGGGCTGACTGGAAGTTTCATGTAGATTATGATATGAGAGCAGGAATTATCATATCACTAGCATCAATCTTTGATGTTGACAAGGGAGAATTTAGGAGTGTTTTGTATAGAGGATTTGTGTCAGAAGTTTTTGTGCCATACATGGATTTGACTGAAGATTGGTACTATAGGACCTATTTTGATGCAGGTGAATATGGATTTGGTCTTTGTGCTGTAGAGCTTCAACCATCCAAGGATTGCCCGGAAAATGCAAAGTATATTGATGGCTACTTCATCTATCAAGATGGTACTCCAGGAAAAATGcctaatgtaatttgtatattcgAACGTTATGGTGGAGATGTCATGTGGCGCCATACAGAGCTTGCGATTCCTGGAAAAGTG ATAAGAAAGGTTAGACCAGAGGTGAGCTTGGTAGTGAGAATGGTTTCAACTGTAGGGAACTATGATTACATTACTGATTATGAATTCAAGCAAAGTGGAAGCATCAAAGTCACT GTTGGCTTAACTGGTCTACTTGAAGTAAGGGGATCGATATATACTCACAACGACCAGATAAAGGAAGAAGCTTATGGTACACTAATAGCAGAATACACTTTAGGAGCATATCATGATCATTTCCTTACCTTTCACCTTGATTTAGACGTGGACGGTCATGAAAATTCCTTTgtcaaaaataacttaaaaactAGCCGT AATCCTTTTCTCAAGGCTGTTAA TTCACCAAGAAAGAGTTACTGGACAGTTGTTAGTGAAACAGCTAAAATGGAATCGGATGCAAATATTCAGCTAGGTTCAGAAGCCCTTGAAATGGTAGTAGTGAACCCCAACAAGAAGACTCAGGTTGGGAATAATATAGGCTACTGTCTGATCCCGGGATCTGCAACAGGCCCCTTGTTAAGTGACGATGATTACCCACAAATCCGGGGAGGTTTTACAAAGTACAATGTGTGGGTGACACCTTATAACAAGTCTGAGAAATGGGCAGGAGGATTATATACTGATCAAAGCCAAGGTGATGATACATTGGCCATGTGGAGCCTCAG GGATAGGGAAATTGAGAACAAAGATATTGTATTATGGTACACATTGGGTGTTCATCATGTACCTAAGCAGGAAGATTTTCCAGTTATGCCAACACTAAGCACTGGTTTTGAGCTCAGGCCTGCTAATTTCTTTCAGCATAATCCTGTTCTTTGA
- the LOC132031331 gene encoding diacylglycerol kinase 5-like, protein MVKNANLSTVRNFFQKRHKAPITDSEADNFLKDYFIPDYILLPETEIQNGHDVASCPVLVFINSKSGGQLGGQLLLTYRTLLNKNQVFDLGGKAPDKVLHQFYSNLEKHKQNGDSLSYEIERRLRVIVAGGDGTAGWILGVVSDLKLAHPPPIATVPLGTGNNLPFAFGWGKKNPGINCPSVKSFLNQVKHGKEMKVDSWHILMRMRAPKEGFRDPIAPLELPHSLHAFHHLSQADTLNKDRDHIFRGGFWNYFSIGMDAQVSYAFHSERKLHPEKFKHQLVNQGTYVKHVCKQGWFCTSFKHPYSRNIAQLANVKIMKRTGEWIDLHIPSSIRSIVCLNLPSFSGGLNPWGRPNKKKLHERDLTPPYVDDGLLEVVGFRDAWHGLILFTPGGHGTRLAQANRIRFEFHKGAGEHTFMRMDGEPWKQPLPMDDDAVVIEISHFGQVNMLASPHSRSRNINAPSSHHLQDEEKVNNHEKIFEDDSEERRKLGAADTFRIPDGFDVTQL, encoded by the exons ATGGTCAAGAATGCAAACTTATCGACAGTTCGCAATTTCTTCCAGAAAAG ACATAAAGCACCTATTACAGATTCTGAAGCTGATAACTTCTTGAAGGATTACTTCATTCCTGATTACATACTTCTACCAGAAACAGAAATACAGAACGGCCACGACGTAGCTTCTTGTCCTGTACTAGTATTTATCAACTCGAAAAGTGGCGGTCAACTAGGAGGACAACTTCTTTTAACATACCGTACTCTTCTTAATAAAAATCAG GTATTTGATTTGGGGGGAAAGGCTCCCGACAAGGTTCTTCACCAATTCTACTCAAATTTAGAAAAGCATAAGCAAAATGGAGATAGCTTGTCTTATGAGATCGAAAGGAGATTGAGAGTCATT GTGGCAGGTGGGGATGGAACAGCAGGGTGGATTCTTGGTGTTGTTTCGGATCTTAAATTAGCTCATCCACCTCCAATAGCGACTGTGCCATTAGGAACAGGAAATAATCTGCCTTTTGCATTTGGTTGG GGGAAAAAGAATCCTGGTATTAACTGCCCGTCCGTGAAGTCGTTCCTGAATCAAGTGAAACatggaaaagaaatgaaagttgaCAG CTGGCATATTCTTATGAGAATGAGGGCTCCTAAAGAAGGTTTTCGTGATCCTATTGCACCTCTTGAGCTACCACACTCATTGCATGCTTTTCACCATCTGTCTCAAGCTGATACTTTAAACAAG GACCGCGATCATATATTTCGAGGAGGATTTTGGAACTACTTCAGCATAG GAATGGACGCTCAAGTTTCATATGCATTTCACAGCGAGAGGAAGCTCCATCCAGAAAAGTTCAAACACCAGTTAGTTAATCAG GGGACTTATGTGAAGCATGTATGTAAACAAGGATGGTTTTGTACTTCTTTCAAGCATCCATATTCAAG AAACATTGCACAGCTAGCAAATGTCAAAATAATGAAAAGGACAGGTGAATGGATAGACCTCCACATACCTAGCAG CATCAGGTCTATTGTCTGCCTTAATTTGCCCAGTTTTTCTGGTGGACTTAATCCTTGGGGACGACCTAACAAGAAGAAGCTGCATGAG AGGGACCTTACTCCTCCATATGTTGATGATGGTCTGCTTGAGGTTGTTGGTTTCCGAGATGCTTGGCATGGACTTATTTTGTTTACTCCTGGAGGGCACGGAACACGCCTTGCACAG GCCAACAGAATACGATTTGAGTTTCACAAGGGCGCTGGTGAGCATACGTTTATGAGGATGGATGGGGAACCATGGAAGCAACCACTTCCCATGGATGACGACGCAGTTGTTATAGAAATATCCCACTTTGGTCAAGTGAACATGCTTGCTAGTCCACATAGCCGATCCAGAAACATTAACGCTCCTTCATCGCATCACCTTCAGGATGAAGAGAAAGTCAACAATCATGAAAAAATTTTTGAAGATGACTCAGAAGAGAGGAGGAAGTTAGGTGCAGCTGACACTTTCCGGATTCCAGATGGTTTTGACGTGACACAGCTTTAG